atgaacgacgaacgaaccgtCGGGTCTCGAAGTAACCAAGCATGCGCTGCTTCGTTCAAGTCGTGGAACAGATACCTCCCGAGAGAAGGGTTGTTCGGGATGAATCCTCACTACTCTTGGTTTCACTCGTACCGAACCTGCGGATCGGAGGATGCTGTGAGCTCTCTCGCCTGATGCTGAACCcgtaatgatgctgatgatgatgatgagtcgaACGCACCTTTCCTCTAGCACAAAcaggagcggagcggagctttcattttaatttgatttcccaAAGATCCCCCATGTTTAATgcattgatttgatttcaatACATTTTGTGACATActtttctcgtcctcgtcaatctctctctctctctctctctctctctctctctctctctctctctctctctctctctctctctctctctctctctctttctctcacactcttTCTGTTGCTTACCGGACAAATTTACCATGTTTTATGTTCCGTATGCTTCGCTTTGCTCGGAaaaatttattgaatttaTCCTAGGCCTACCGCCCACCCACCGGGGTGGGTGCTTCCGATGACTTCTGGCGTTGCACTTGGCTCTCAAGGGAAGGCCGGctccaatttccatttcgttaAACGACGGACCATAAAATGTGGATCATTCTCCACAGCGCTTCTCCAGCTTCCTGTGTCCGCACGCACAGTAACGGCGTGGCCCACATCTCCCGAGACCACGTGGAGGTAAAAGTCGGCAACCGGCTTCTGGACACACCCCCGGGCTATCCCCGGGGTCTTAATCTCAAATCCATTTTTCGATGCAcgtttcgatttttggggTGGGTTGCAATCGTTAAACACATTTCGAGCATTTCGAACACCGAACCAGCCCTCCGCTAGTGACGTTGACATGCGTTTTCTTGGCCACCTCCTCGGAAGCCACCAACAAGCGAAGGGATGTCAAGCGTGATGCCACACGCCATGGAACTCCAATGACACGTATCCACGTCAAACGTGTTCCACCGACCAGATGCTTCATTAGCGTGTAAGCAACCGAATCCGGTggctgccgccgttgctgctgctacggaaCCTGCGAACCAACCCAGCCAGCAGCGGGGCCAAACAAATCCCATAAAATGGTGGCATCAGGTTACGACGGTCGCTTCCATCCTCATCGTACTAGGAGATGATGCTAGGGAGGAGATCCCGTGTGATCTCGGTTCATATACAACGCAGGTTCATCGAGAACATCGTCTGctcgaacacacgcacgcagagaATGGGTTTGGGGCGTGGGCCTGTATGGATGGCACGTACAAAATTTCGTTTATCCTCGAGCATAAACCGAGCCGGTACGTGAGGCTCCGGTAAATGCCCTTACGGCCCTCTAGGCGGGCGCTACGAAGATAATTTGGAAGGAgggactaccaccaccgccatcgtgaGCCCTCAGAACCAAGTACCATAACCTATTTATTGGTCTGTTTGTTGCTAAACGCCACCTTGCCAGCGAAAGGGAGCGAGGGACAAATATGATTAACGATTGATTCGCGTGAAGCAACAGGCCTGACAGGATTGCTTCATTGCTGGCATCGACCATTAACGTCGTGACATTGGTATCAGGTTGCGAGTGCATAGCGTTCATTGACCATCAGCCATTGACCATCATCTAGGATGCATCACTTTATCATAGCTATGGATCCGAGCAACTTACGAAGCAATGAATGTTActtatgaacaaaaaaattctGCAAGTGCAAAGTACAAAAACTAGTAGAATAACAACTGCGCGGAATGCAGCCATAGGAGAATCCTTGATAGCAAAAAGGACCTTGAGACTGGATTGAGTTGgcatccatcatcatttgtAACGCAAATGCATCTCTTACTGGCAAAAACGGTTCTAAACGTAATCCCAACCATCCGAATTCATTCAGAATCCAGCGTTTAGGATGAACCAGTAGCCTTCTATCAAGACCTCGAGGCCATAAAAGTTCTCGGCCAGAGGCGAGACGCAAAAGGACGAATCCCCAGTGCGGGCGCAAGGGAAGCAATGATGTGTGGAGGgtcggggggggggatgtgaGCATTATTTACGAGGGCAGGGAGGTTCGCGTTTGCACCGCGGTGGCCAACATCGCATTTTATGAGCAGCTTGGGGCGTGCCACTGGTTCTAGGCCACCGTACCACACATTTTCGGAGTCAGAGTTTGACTTTTAGAAGTTCTGTGTgccccgtttgtgtgtgtgtgtatctgatATTTGAGTTGACTTCACTGCAACCAAGAGTTTAAGCGGAAACCACACGCTGGGTATCGCCATTTTGGAGAAGATACATACAAACGACACTAATGAAAAGGGTGGCCCGCATCCCGCGTAATCCTGTTGTGTTACTTAAATATTCACCAAATCGCTCGATCCGGTCCGATGGCCCGATGgtaccgagaaagagagagcgaacctGAAATAGATCTTCATTTAAAATTCCGGTTTACATCCGCCTCCTTCGATCCCTGTTCGAGTGAGGTGTGGCGATGATGGAGGGTCTTTGAAATTCTAATCCACATCCCCGTACCATTCAATCGTTGGGGACTTTGCGGAAGCGCATAAAATGGCTGATTCGGATCAATATCCGTAACATTCAATGCCACCGAGCTCCGAGAGAGGTCCGGTCGGCAGTGACCTCGGGAACGGGTCGGAtgatgttttctgttttgaatTCTTTTGTTTCAACTGCAACACTGCGCCGTGCGTAATGTGCTGGTGTCCAATTCCTGCTGTATGTCGGCCCCGCTGTAGTAAAGGGTGCCATTAATGGCCAGCAGCGTGTTGGCGGCCACGTGTTTTGTTAGAAGGAACCGGGTACGCGCAATGGATGAGACAACaacggtccgtcggtcggttgacaAGCTGTTTTGTCGCTGAATTTGAATTCGTCCACGGTATTCCGTACCATCCTTCAGCGAAGCATCCTTCAGTGGACCGGAGAGGCAGTGTCCACTTGAAACACAACACCAAAAGCccccatcgtcgccatcgtacTGGGTGGTTTgtgtatttatttgttttgcccTGCCATCACCGGGAACACCGTACCATCGGGAATGTgtagcgaaagcgaaaaataaaaaataaggtCCGGAACACGGATGTCATAAAGTTGCCATcggtagtgctgctggtgctgcaggcCAACCATTTTTACGTTCTAACCCGCCCGACTGCCCGCTCGCCCGTGAATGCTCTGGCGGGGGGGAACGTGCCAGACGGCAGACGCAGATAGTGGAGGGACATAGCGCTTCGTGACGAGCATAAATTCTCTAGTGACAACAGGAACAGTGGGACGATGAGGTCAGGAGCGCAGGAGTTGGAGggaacatacaaaaaaaaagtgctgcATTATGAAAAACGGGTGCAACGAACGGTCAGGATGCTATGGCACCAGACTGGTGAGAATGAGAGAGCAATTTGAATGCAGAACAGCCAGGTGACGACGAGCGCGGTCGCAAGACAGAGAAGAAACATGGCTCGACGGTATCGATCCTTGTGCCGGTTGATTGTGCAAAACTTTGGACCACCCCCCGCGGGCAGAAGCTGCAGCCTGCTCTGTCTTGCCCAATAAGAAGAGGTCGTTGCTTACTGGTACATGCGGTAACCAAGGCAACTGGCAATGCGAGTCCGAGCCGCCATCCATCGAGTGCACGAAATTTATGACCTCTTCCTTCTTTAATCCGCATCACCATGGCAGCGGAAACGACGCTGGTCGGGCGCGGGTTCGCCAACGGCTACTCTGATGTTCCTTCCGTTGCTTCTGCCTTCGTCTCTGTGTctgggttttggttttataGCAGGAAAGGCAAAGGACCtccggccgccgctgctgcattTCATTATTGCGTCATAAAATCGAGACATCCcgcatgctgatgctgattggcAAAAGGTTTCGCCAAGAAGCAGGGCTCCGGGAGACGTGATGAAATCATATTCCACGAAAAAAGAATgacccaccaacaccaatcgTGCCTCCATATTATCCGGAACGGACAATTCttatgcgatgatgatgatgatgatgatgatgatgatgcatctcTTTCCATAACCACACAGTCACAGTCACAGCCCATCACAAATAGGTTACGAGTTTTGTACCCTTCCTAAGCTTTACTGCCGCCTAATTGCCGTTTCTCATCACTGGCCGATCTGGcttggctggtggtgatgctaaCAGATAAATAAAACACCCTCCTCCGACGGCTGGTTGTTCTTGGATTTCCAAAAATTATGATCGATCCATTAGCAGCTCGTTtatgattcatctctcgatCGTTTGAATTCTATTTCGAGACCAAGCTCCACCATCATACTCCAATATGGAGGTGGAAATGCACTCTTCATAACGAGTTCTTTAGCCCGCtaatcgatcacgatcgacgATTGGGCATATGCATATGAATCATCGGCAGTATCGCAAAAGAGCATTGATGGTTTACTGAGCCGGTCCCGGTGCGTGCCATTCTGCTGGAAAATAACTTAAACATTCCAAACGAGATCCGGGTGGTTCTCTGCCGATGGATTTCCCTTATTTTCATGATCACTGGAAAGGGACGCTCATCTGGACGGTTTTAGAATCATGTTTCATCGTCCACGCGGCCACCATTAATGCGTGCAAAAATGGTTCTCTACTCCTTCTGctccccagcagcagctgcggtcTTTCACCCGAAGATAGCTTTGGGGGGCGGGAATGGCATATGGAAAGCATTTGGTCTCGCTTTGGTGTTTCCGAGAAAGAGTATTCAATTCATGTGAACCCATGTTTCAAGGGTCACTGATCACAAGATTCTTGCGTAATACGTCATCTCATTCCGGGCACCGGGCGTCGTCGGCCATTACTCAGTGCAGTGCATTTTTTTCTGAACCAGCTGGCTAATTCCGATCAGCAAAATCATGCAACCATTTCTGAGAGCTTGTCTAGACGTAGTAAGTGCGTCTGAGAATCTAGCAtgcgatcaccaccaaccaccccatCACACACGTACGCGATCACCCGCGATCGTACTAAGAATGCCGCGGATCATTCCGTTTTTCGAGGGCAATGGAggatggaggagaaggggtTAATAATGAGAACACATTTTGTGAAATCATTACACCCTTGTCCAGAAAcggggccggaccgggccgagTTTGGGTAGCGTTATTGTGTAACGGTTAGTGACGACGCATCTCGCTTGATGCTGCGTACGGCGGCCCTCCAAGAGAGCAAAGAGCACTAGATGTGACGATTACCCCGCTGGACTGAATCGAAAAGGGCAGCGAGGCCTACTGAGCACGCAAAACATAAGCTAATAATAATGCTCCGTTGCCATGGCGACGTACTCGCTGCAACCTAAATTTCCCTCTAGATGTTCCAGCCGGAATGCACTTTACGCGCACCCGCTCCCTCGCTTGGTGGACGATGCCAAAGTCCCAAGTCCCGAAATGATTTACCATTTAACGGGCGGTCTTTCCGCGCCGTCTTCTGGCCCCTCGCCATATGGTACCAACGCAAGACGAAAGACGAATCAACAATGGTGCATGGAGAGCGATGGTAGTGCGAGAAGATGAGTTATACGGATGTAATTAAAAGTTTGAATTATTTGACAGGTTTATTAGCTTTGGCCGCGGTGACTCTACTagcccctttttcggtggccaaatGATGCTGGCCTCGGtttgttgatttgattttggaTGCACTTTGCTCATATCATCGCGCGTTctcggactctctctctctctttctcgcgtgCGCCtggacaaacaaatgaaaagcgGGTTTATGCTACGCCACGTGTCTTACATTTGGGTTCTGTTGCTGGAGAACAAGAACGAGAACGGAGAAGGTGCTAAAACGTTCGCTTTCCACCAACGAAACGCTAATTGACTGGGCAAATGCGCGTTGGTTATGCTGCCACTGGAATGCCGAACCGTCCTCGGTCGCGCCGTCATACTTGCTTACGGCAATATATCTCAATTTCGGATGCAGAATTGGAAAACACTCGCTCGCACGATTAATTGCCATCAGCTCTCGGTGATCTCACTTTTATTGATGTTGCTTTAGATAGTCGTCGTACAGGCGTAAGAGATCGGGACTGGTACGTGGTCGTACGAGTTGGAGAGCGTGCTCAAAGTGTGACCAGTTGATGGTTTGCACATCGAACGAGCCTTCGAGTCCACGCAGTGCTGCCTCCTGACAGATGGCTTCAATTTCCGAGCCagagcaaccgaccgaacgacgcACCAGCTCCTGCAGGTCCACATCAGCGGCCGTTGGGATTGTTTTCAGTTTAATACGAAAGATCTCCTCCCGTGCGGCCTCATCCGGTAGCCTCACGTACACGATGCGATCCAATCGACCAGGTCGCATCAAGGCACGGTCGATAAGATCGGGTCGATTGGTGGCCGCTACAATGCGCACATCCTTTAGCACGCTCACACCATCCATCTCGGTCAGCAGCTGAGCCAGGACGCGTTCTTTCACAGAACTGCCACCgcttccaccatcaccggatCGTTCGCCACCGATCGCATCGATTTCATCGAAAAAGATTATCGAGGGCGCTACCTGACGTGCTCGGCGGAACAGATCCCGCACCGCTCGTTCCGATTCACCAACCCACATCGAGAACAGCTGGGATCCCTTGATCGATAGAAAATTTAATCGGCTCTCCGTCGCAATCGCTTTGGCGATCATCGTTTTTGAGCATCCCGGTGGTCCGAACATGAGCAAACCGCGTGGTGGTTTAATACCGAGCCGTGTAAACACTTCGGGATGGTGGATAGGCCAATCAATGATTTGACGCAGTTTATGTTTAAGTTCCTCCTGCCCTCCAATATCTGTCCAACGGATATTAGGGCACTCAATCATAATTTCACGCATCGCACTGGCCTTTACGTGCTGAGTTGCCGTCAGCAGTGCTTGACTATCGATCGTCGACGATCCTGCTGTACCACCCGCAGCATTGGCCACCAAGTTCTCCAAATCGGCCCCAACATAACCGTGCGTTATGCGGGCAATTGAACGGATTTCCTCACTGGACAGACTGTGAGTAGCTCGTGACAAGACTCGCTGCAATATGGACTCGCGCCCTGCAGCATCTGGAACCGGTAGTTCGAACTCGTAATCCAAGCGTCCTCCACGACGTAACAACGCATTCACGTTGTCCACATTGTCCGTTGTACCGATCACCAGGGAGCGGTTACCACGTGCCGAGCTGTGCAGACTATCGAGCAGATTAAGAAAGTGTTGCGAGATGCGTTTGCCGATATCGCTTGAACTCGCCTTTGGACAGAGATTGTGCAGTTCCTCTACGATGACGAGGGCCGGTTTGGGATGAACTTCGAACACTTCGCTAAACTGGCGAGAAACGTTCGCTTCCGATTCGCCGTAGAACTTGCTGTATACCTCCGAACAGTTCAGGCGAACCACATGGCACCGGTAGTGTGCGGCCAATGCATTGACCAGCATTGTCTTGCCTACACCCGAGACACCGTACAGGAGTACACCACGACTTATGGGACCGTGGCGCTTCCGTGTCTCGATACTAAACGCCGCATCCATGAGTGTCCGCAGTTCAGTGATGATGCCGTCAAGAGCTCCGATACGTTCGAGGGCGTACCGTTGATTCTGATGGATCTCCTGTTCCATTTGAGCATTATCGAGCACAACGAGCTTCGTGGTACGCAGTACAACGAACATTCGACGATCCTGCAAGCTCATTCGGTTCAACTGTTCGGTCACCGTGTCACCTTCACCGACGGTGCGAACATTCACAATGCGGAAGGCGAACATTTTGTTGCAAATCTTTAAAGCGATCTGGTTCTCCCTAATCACCACGCTGCCTTGCAGTTGATGCTTTAAACAGGAGACCAGGAACTGGCCATTTTTGTTGAACACTTTACCCTGATCTTCAGGATCCTCAAGACGGAGACTAATTTCTTGTGCATCTTCCAGCTTGCTTGGATCGATCGCAGTCACGCTAGCGATAAGTTCGTTGCTCTTGTCGCTGTCGAACTCATCTGAAATTGAAGCCAACGGTGGTAAGTGAcgagatttgttttattacgtAGACGCTTCTGTTACCTAGAGCTTCAAGGGCGATTTTGGTCCCGGTGCGATCCTCTACCGGCCACACAACGCGAACGATCGTACCAACCGGGGTTCCGTTTCTGCTCAATGAGATCTCCACGTAGTCGCCCAGCATTAATCCCAGCTTTCTCATCACACTCAGAGGCAACGTGACCAATCGGTACCGTTGTGCGTCGGTACATCTCTTCACCTCTTCCAACGTTACGAGCGTACCAACTTCAACCTTCCGGCAGTGGAAGGTATCACCGGCAGAAACATAACCGGAGAGTGTTCCGATGTTCGTACAGTTTGCTTCCTGGTGCTTCGTCAGCTCACTGGTTGGCAGGTACGTTTGGCACTTTTCAC
The sequence above is a segment of the Anopheles darlingi chromosome 2, idAnoDarlMG_H_01, whole genome shotgun sequence genome. Coding sequences within it:
- the LOC125950085 gene encoding ATPase family protein 2 homolog, giving the protein MAPKSATKKEKPLWWNCEKCQTYLPTSELTKHQEANCTNIGTLSGYVSAGDTFHCRKVEVGTLVTLEEVKRCTDAQRYRLVTLPLSVMRKLGLMLGDYVEISLSRNGTPVGTIVRVVWPVEDRTGTKIALEALDEFDSDKSNELIASVTAIDPSKLEDAQEISLRLEDPEDQGKVFNKNGQFLVSCLKHQLQGSVVIRENQIALKICNKMFAFRIVNVRTVGEGDTVTEQLNRMSLQDRRMFVVLRTTKLVVLDNAQMEQEIHQNQRYALERIGALDGIITELRTLMDAAFSIETRKRHGPISRGVLLYGVSGVGKTMLVNALAAHYRCHVVRLNCSEVYSKFYGESEANVSRQFSEVFEVHPKPALVIVEELHNLCPKASSSDIGKRISQHFLNLLDSLHSSARGNRSLVIGTTDNVDNVNALLRRGGRLDYEFELPVPDAAGRESILQRVLSRATHSLSSEEIRSIARITHGYVGADLENLVANAAGGTAGSSTIDSQALLTATQHVKASAMREIMIECPNIRWTDIGGQEELKHKLRQIIDWPIHHPEVFTRLGIKPPRGLLMFGPPGCSKTMIAKAIATESRLNFLSIKGSQLFSMWVGESERAVRDLFRRARQVAPSIIFFDEIDAIGGERSGDGGSGGSSVKERVLAQLLTEMDGVSVLKDVRIVAATNRPDLIDRALMRPGRLDRIVYVRLPDEAAREEIFRIKLKTIPTAADVDLQELVRRSVGCSGSEIEAICQEAALRGLEGSFDVQTINWSHFEHALQLVRPRTSPDLLRLYDDYLKQHQ